From the genome of uncultured Methanobacterium sp.:
AACATAAATCTGTTTTAAGGAATCCTCTTATTGGAAACTGTTTTTTCCGGATAAATTTCATTGCACAATTAGGAACCGGTACTCAAAAGATTTTAAGTGCTTTTTCAAAACAAAAACTCCCTGAACCATTGTTTGAGATAGATGCTGGTGATTTTATTATAGTATTCCAGAAAGTATAGGAGTATAGAGTATCAGCTGATACTTTGGAAGAAATAAAGGGTAAGACAACCTGAGAGGAGAGTTATTAAAAATAAAAAAATCAAGTAACTTGAATCACAATAAAAAAAAACCCCCCACTAAATATCTGTTTCAATCAAAAACATCTATGAAATATTTTGATCATGAGAACATTTTGATTTTTGAGAACTTCATTCTTAACATTTAACTTATTAAACCCCTTTTCCACGTTGCTCCTTTTCAGAACCTTCCCTACAGTAAGATTCATGTTTCAGTTCAAAGTTGCTGTGAGCAGGGCACTGGGAACAGATACATTCCACCGGATCAACTTCACAGTTACTGTTACCCAAAATACAATAGTGCTTCATTATTTTCAGTCATGCACTGGCCATATGTCGGGCAAGTCCGGCATATGCAAATCTTTTTCTTTTCCATATTAATTAACGTATTATACTGTTCTTCAGACATTTCTGACATTTTTTCCAGGGCTAATTCAAACTGGTCCATAAAATCCCTCCTATGAGTTACCATCAACTCATTTACATTTCATTTTTATTGATTATTTTTTTAAAGGATCTAGATTCTTAAATGATCCAGATTTTATACTAGATTTTTATATGAGTTTAATACCTCACACATCAATTAACATCATAAAAATCAGGCATACCTCATCCTGATGATGTTGAATGCAACCACCACCCCCACAAATGCAATTCGAATGTATGGGCTCACTGGAGCGAAAAGAGCGATTAGCAATATGACTACACCCACAATACTATGGGTTAAAAGGTTTTTCCAGTCAGTTAAGTAAGCCCTTAGTCCTTTGATTACGCGATTCATAGTTATTTACTCCTATTAAATTAAATCCATAAAAATAAACTTATCATATGTAATATTCATACTGATCAGGTATCTATACTGACCAAATACCTCATTAATTCATTTAAAAATTTAATTTCATTTAAAAATATCTCATTCTCACTAAATTAAACCCCACTGCACCTGCTAAAACACCTACCCGCACGTAAGGGTTTACTGAATCAAATAATGTCAATATCAACATTGAAATTCCAGTTAAAGCATGCACTACCCTGTTTTTCTTGTCTTTGAAGTAAGATTTAATGCCAATTAATATATTTCCCATTGGTTATCGAACCTCCATCAAGTATATCGAATTATGATATATATAATTGGGATATATCATTTTCTTATATATAGTTTGTGGTAATAAAACTCCAAAAATATTAAAATAACAACATCAGACTAAGCATATACATAAAATTATGAACGGTTATAGTGGTAAGAAAGGTTATTTTGGTGTATTTATGCCAGCTGAACACGATGCAAAAAATTATTGGGAAATGTTAGACCGACAAAAGGAGATCATCAACGAAAACCAACAGTTGAAACTCTTAAACGCCCAAATTACCATCATTGGATGTGGGGGGATAGGCGGAGCCACCACCGAAATGCTGGCCAGAATGGGGGTTGGAAAGCTTCGAATAGTTGATAAAGATGTTTTTGAAATATCAAATATCAACCGACAGCTCATGAGCAACCAGAAAAGTATTGGAAGACCAAAAACAGATATAACCAAGGAAAGACTGGAATCAATTAATCCAACCATAGAGGTTGAAGCATTTAACCAGGAGTTAAATGATAAGAATGTTTTAAAAATCTTAAAAGGAAGTCAAATCATAATTGATGCTCTAGACAACCTTTTAACCCGTATTACGGTGAGCAGATGTTGTGAAAAGTTGGACATTCCCTTCATCCACGGAGCTATACACGGTACCATGGGACAGGTTACTGTTTTTAACCATTCCACACCATCTTACGAAGAATTATTTAAATTACCCTCACAGGGCAAAGAATTAACCGAAGAAATTCTTTCAAAGGTTTCCAATCTCAGTAAAGAAGTTCCACCCGTAATCGGACCCGTACCAAACATAGTGGGATGTCTCCAGGCTTTTGAAGCTGTTAAACTTATTACAGGTAAAGGAAGCCCATTAATGGCCCCTCGTGTGTTGATGTTTGATTTAATGAAAGAAGAAGCATTTTCAGTGGTTCGTTTTTAATTAATCATAATACTTAATCCAATGAATACTAACATTACTCAATGTTAAAATGAGTAATTAACCATCAAAACCAAAAATAGGGTGTTTTAATGCAGTCTCAAAAATCAATGCTAATTGTGAGTTTCCTAAGTATAATATTAATTGTAATGACCAGCGGATGTACTTTCAACATGGGAAATCTAATTAATCAAAATAATAGTAAGGGAGATATAGTTCAGTATACAGTTAACATCGATGAAAGCAATAACAATTCTTATCATGTAAATGGTATGGTGG
Proteins encoded in this window:
- a CDS encoding DUF2769 domain-containing protein, with translation MGNSNCEVDPVECICSQCPAHSNFELKHESYCREGSEKEQRGKGV
- a CDS encoding HesA/MoeB/ThiF family protein, with the translated sequence MPAEHDAKNYWEMLDRQKEIINENQQLKLLNAQITIIGCGGIGGATTEMLARMGVGKLRIVDKDVFEISNINRQLMSNQKSIGRPKTDITKERLESINPTIEVEAFNQELNDKNVLKILKGSQIIIDALDNLLTRITVSRCCEKLDIPFIHGAIHGTMGQVTVFNHSTPSYEELFKLPSQGKELTEEILSKVSNLSKEVPPVIGPVPNIVGCLQAFEAVKLITGKGSPLMAPRVLMFDLMKEEAFSVVRF